The nucleotide window taaatcatcaattgacAGAGCAAGACATAGTAATAATGAGATGAGGGGGTGTTTTACGGTTGTCGATGAACAGTCGGTGTCTTGGGATGCTTCGTAGACGAGGTTAAGGATGGTGTGGCTGGTTgtttgaaagagagaaaacaagatgtgggtgtTGGAATTTTAAAACCAGTTGTACCGGTTGCCAATTACATGGTTTAGTGAATATAGTGACATGGCATATTTGAGTGAGTGATTGAAGGCGAGTGTTTCAGCGACTGATGCTAGCATTGCTCTTCATCAATTTGTCTTTAATATTTCCATATATAGTGTGTCGTCTTGCAATGAATGAGGGTTGAAAGAGTGCTTAGTCTGGCTGGTTTTATACGGTAGCTGATTCGTTAATTGGCCTTCAGCACTAGATTAATCACTTTGAAGTTAATCACCTACTTAGTTCAAATCAAAGACTTAATTAGGAGTTCGTTTAATGGTTAAGATAAGAGAGATGAGATACAATAAactatcatatcatatcttaATTTAGAAAAGCAAATGAAATTGTACTTATAACAGACTTCATAACCACAAATACTTGCCAAGAAGtacaaataaagagaaaattcCTCCCCAATACTCCTTCAACCAAACAATCACTTAAActaagaaaaacaataacacCACAATAAGAACTAAGAACTAAAGAAAGAAACCTTGTTACAATACGATAAGAGATAAGGGCAAATAACACCACCATTAAAGAAAGAAACCTTGTTACAATATGACAAGACACACCAAAACCCGATACTACGACACCAGTAACaagaaaaccaaaccaaaagaCTTAAACCTTCCCGACAGATAAGGGCAAAAACCAGCAAAAGCAGTCCTGGACACAAATAACACCACCATCGGCGTTCCCAAGTTATTATATATTGAGTGATTGACACATTGTacattctacttcttctcagtTTCTCTACCAAGACATGACATAAATCTACTCGATAAAATGTAGGGAAATATGCAAGGATGATATAAGCTTTTATAAATTTCAATTCCGACAATGATTTAGTGTTCTCATCCcgaaaataaaactaatttcaagtcctgaaaaacataaaataaaataaaaagactaaGCAACTTTTCTACCAGCCCAAACTGTGCCCCTATCACCATTCTTACTCGATTAATCAAAAACCATAATCGGATTAAAAAGAGTGGTATCCACATCCAAGTCATTATTCCTAACATTAAACTTGTAATCCAGCTTCTACTATCATTCCCACTTAGGAGGCCTTCCAGATACACAACTACTAAAATACAATATACTACAACATAGTATATAGTAACTATAAATATTTCTACAGACTCGCAAGGTATAAACAATATATCACTCAAGATCTcagagtgtgctcctctcaagaTTCTGGTGCTAACAATTTCGGAAGTGGTCCAGTCCATATAGGGCTTTGCTCTGGCTTCAATTGAGTCCCCGCTAGTGGACGGTGAGATTGTTCATCCGAATTAGTCGGTCCTTGGACCGGATAtcaagtttcaaaataaaaaataaaaacatccatctgtattctaaaataaaaatctctAGTAACAGACTAACGTTCATTATTGAAAAAAACCAGGATTCATAAGATACCGAAATCAAGAACCACAAAGCCTACCTAAATAGTAAAGTTGTTCATAGTTCAGCTAGAATATAAATTGCTACAGCCTCAAAGAGAGGCCATTTGAGATATAAACAAAGATTTTTCCCTCAAACCTTTTATAAACTTCAGCACAAGCCATTAGCTATAcatccttttattttttgttttttcagagGTATCAATATATCAATGCAAACACAATTGGCATTAATTTTCAAACCATATATACTAGTATGACCAATCTATCTAAGAGCTGAGACAAGCTACCAACAAGCATCTAATCTAATgcattaatttttgaaatgtcAATGAAATATCCATCTatagagaaataaataaacatggtTCAACCTAAACAATTATTAGAAATTAATTTCTAGACTTATTATGGTTATTTTTAACTAAAGACTAAACTTCAACACAAACCTTGCATCATTTTTTTGGGTATCAGGATAAGCATGTTGTATTTCAAACTCAAAAAAAGGATCACAAAAAACAGAAAGGATGTTTCAatattttagatgtttgaacATCCATGCAAAAAGCAATACATATGTACAAATAGATTAACATGGTGGTAACCATGTGCTAACCAAGCCTAAACTTCAGCACAAGCCCTGCATCAATTTCCTTTTTCGAGATATCAATATTTCAATGCAAGCACAAAAATATAAGAGGATCACAAGAAACGGAGGGACCTCACTTCACTACAATAAGGATAAACACATATTCATGTAATCACATGTTTGCCTTGCCCAATCTTAATCACAAAGTCAAAATACAGATTGTTGGGTCAAGATTGGATAGTCCATATATGCATCAACGAGAATGTGTGAATGCAAGCAATCATTTTACAAAGGGAAAGGTGATTTCAGCTTAGGTATAGCACTCTAGTTGCACTTTTTCCATAATAGACAATCATGTTATGATGCACCAATATAACTAACATTCATTTCCAAAGAGAATATTAAGCAAGATAGAACCAAATACAATGCCACAAATCCAGAACTCCAATTGGCAATCCATGCAATCTCAAAGTATCTAAAATCAACACAATACATGTCAGATCAAAATATTCATTATATCATAAACTACACAAATCAATTTACAACCGATAAAATTTCATTAACTGTCAAGATCGCAACAAATGAATCTAATTACGAAATTCAACtacaagaaaaaacatcatataaaaaatcaaaaatcaatcaACATCCATATCAGATCAAACGATTCATTATATCATAAACTACACAAAATCAATATTCAACCAATAAAACTTCATCAATGGTCAAAATTGCAAGGAAAACAAATCCATTCCCAAACTCGATACTACTAGAAACAACCACATGCTCCAATTCCTTCCTCTTAACATACTCATTCAAAATAGCGATCTTAGCAGTTTCAAATGCAAAATAACCCAAAGCAGAAAAACAATCACTATGAAGAACCTTCGGACGCATTCCTCTTGTCAATCCAACGAAcccttcttccttcaaaatCTCCCTAACTGTATCCTAAACCCCTCCGCACAAAGAAAAATTGCATTCATATGATCAAAAAGTCTTATGAAGTAAAGTAACTAAACTCCTCATGAAAATTAAGCAAACTGATACTTAATTCAATTAATGCCTAAAAAATATAGTGCTTTATAGATCACTGCATCAACAATCTTATACTTAATTCAATTGATCCCTAAAATATTGCTTCTTTTGTGTGAATAAACTCAAAGAAAAACATGTTGCATTATAAAATGTGAAATTGTTTTGTCTATCCAAATTAGGAGAAAAGAATTGAGGAACTAATTGAAGTTGTCcaattatgaaatgaaatgcgGTTTTGTGGAGATGGATTTTTGTGAATCAAATGGTAATTCTGCAAGCAGAAGCAACAGTGTATATTACAAATGGACATTATGAACAATTTGAACATAGATATTCCACAAATGGTTCCTactcaaaagaagaaaaatacaaaatgatCGACGCAAACTGCTTGTATACCAACTTTGCAAAATCAGTCAAAACACCAAGTTAGAAAACAGACTGTTCGGTCAATTGATCAAATGGTCCATATATGAAACACCATGAATTTGCAACTGCAAGGAATTCAATGTAAAAAGAGAGAGGTGATTTCAGCTTAGATATAGCACTCTAGTGGCACATTTACAATATACAATCCTATCATGCACCAATATAACTCAAATTTCCAAAGAAAAATCCACTTATATGATTAAAAAGCGTTGCAGAAATCAAGTAACTTAAATCCTCATAAAATAAAGGAAGATAGAACCAAATATAATGCTCAAATCTGAGAATCAGTAATCCATAGAGTCAAAAAGTATCTAAAATCAACACCATTCATGTAAAATTAAACAATATGTATCTCAAACTACACAACAATTTTTAACCTATAAAATTTCATCAATGGACAAGGTTACAACAAATGAATCCCTTTCCCAAACTATAGAAACAACCGCATCATATCTATAATATAAACTCGCAATCAACAATCCATACAAAATCAACAACATTCATATCAGACCAAACAGGTTCATTACATCATAAACTACAGAAACCAATATTCAAACTATAGAATTTCATCAACGGTGAAAATCTATCTAGCACCAATACCTCAGATTGAAGGTGTGTCTGATGTAACTAACACGACTAAGACATGGTTAtgttcaattatttcatttcctCATACTATTCAGTGTTGCGTCCGGTGTCTGAGTCAGAGAGCTTCATAGAACAAATTGTAATGAAAATGAATCCATTTCCCAACTCAACTACTAttagaaacaacaacatcatctctATAATATAAACTTGCAATCAACAATCCATacaaaaaatcaacaacattCGCATCTGACCAAACAGGTTCATTATATCATGAACTACAATATTCAAACTATAGATTCTCATCAACGGTCAAAATCTATGTAGCACCAATACCTCAGATTGAAGGCCTGTCTGGTTTTATTGACatggttacattcaattattccATTTTCTCATATTACTCAGTGTTGCGTCCAGTGTCCAAGTCTGTGTCAAAGCTTCATAGATCAAAATCGCAACAAAATCGAATCGATCTCCCAAACTcaactactactactactagaaacaacaacatccaCCTCCTCCAATTGCTTCCTCTTAACATACTCATTCAAAATAGCAACCCTAGCAGTTTCAAACGCAAAATAACCCAAAGCCGAAAAACAAGCACTATGAAGAACCCTAGGACCCATTCCTCTAGTCAAACCAACCCACCCCTCTTCCTTCAAAATCTCCCTCACCGTATCCTTAACCCCACCATACATAACCTCCGCAACCTTCCCAACCGCCTCATTCCTCGCCTGCGTCATCAACCTCGTCTTCACCACATCCAACGGCGTAGTTATGGAAGCCGATATCGCCCCCGCCAACGCCCCACAAATCACACTCTGCACCGGCTCCAAACAATCTTTGTTTGTATGCTTCATAAACGCTAACTTCAAATACTCAAACGACGAATAACTTATAACCCCAGCAGGCAAATTCCTCAACAATGTAGCTGAGTAGCCTCTATACAAACCCAAAACACCTTCATTCTGCAAAATCTTAATCAAAACTTCATAGGATCTTCCCTTCGCACCCGTCTGCATCCGCTGCGTTATCAATTCCTTCGGAACCATAATCGCAGACGACAAAACATTCCCCAACGCCCCCGAAATCGGAGGAATCAAAACCTTAGGACAATTCCGTTTCGACAAAAATGACTTACCAAACTCACAGCTACCAAAGTAAACAGCCGAGGAAGCCGTGGAACCGACAACAACAGCTGAAAAGCCGCTGTAGAAGCCGAGAATGCCGCTATTGGTGAAGGTTTTGGAAACTGCGTCAAGGGTATTTTTGTAAATTTGTGAAGCGCCTTTGGTTTGCattttggttttgattgtgTCGAGAGGGTGGAGGCAGGCGTAAGTGAATGCGCCGGCGATTCCGCCGGCACCTGCGCCGATGAATGCGCGTTCGAAgacggttagggttttgaagAGGGGTTTGGTTGGACCG belongs to Medicago truncatula cultivar Jemalong A17 chromosome 6, MtrunA17r5.0-ANR, whole genome shotgun sequence and includes:
- the LOC25496047 gene encoding protein MITOFERRINLIKE 1, chloroplastic; protein product: MDSNISSSLTLQSPKPNHLSFDFNGIILTLTNPNPFASISDSTRFNPGPTKPLFKTLTVFERAFIGAGAGGIAGAFTYACLHPLDTIKTKMQTKGASQIYKNTLDAVSKTFTNSGILGFYSGFSAVVVGSTASSAVYFGSCEFGKSFLSKRNCPKVLIPPISGALGNVLSSAIMVPKELITQRMQTGAKGRSYEVLIKILQNEGVLGLYRGYSATLLRNLPAGVISYSSFEYLKLAFMKHTNKDCLEPVQSVICGALAGAISASITTPLDVVKTRLMTQARNEAVGKVAEVMYGGVKDTVREILKEEGWVGLTRGMGPRVLHSACFSALGYFAFETARVAILNEYVKRKQLEEVDVVVSSSSSS